Proteins co-encoded in one Anabas testudineus chromosome 8, fAnaTes1.2, whole genome shotgun sequence genomic window:
- the LOC113153387 gene encoding vesicle-fusing ATPase isoform X2 yields MAARTMQAARCPTDELSLTNCAVVSEKDLQSGQHVTVKTTPNHKFAFTVKTHHTVAPGTIAFSLPQRKWAGLSIGQEVEVSNYNFDKSKQCIGAMTIEIDFLQKKSTDSSPYDSDKMAAEFIQQFNNQAFSVTQQLVFSFCDKLFGLVVKDIEAMDASILKGEPATGKKQQKIDIGLMVGNSQVIFEKAENSSLTLVGKAKTKEARQTIINPDWNFEKMGIGGLDKEFSDIFRRAFASRVFPPDIVEQMGCKHVKGILLFGPPGCGKTLMARQIGKMLNAREPKVVNGPEILNKYVGESEANIRKLFAEAEEEQKRLGANSGLHIIIFDELDAICKQRGTGASSTGVHDTVVNQLLSKIDGVEQLNNILVIGMTNRPDLIDDALMRPGRFEVKMEIGLPDEKGRVQILNIHTSKMRSFNLLASDVDVSELATETKNYSGAELEGLVRAAQSTAMNRHIKATSTVEVDMERAEKLQVTRADFMGSLNNDIKPAFGTNQEDYSSYIMNGIIKWGDPVTHVLDDGELLVQQTKNSDRTPLVAVLLEGPPHSGKTALAAKIAEDSQFPFIKICSPDKMIGNSEISKCQAIKKVFDDAYKSQLSCVVVDDIERLLDYVPIGPRFSNLVLQALLVLLKKPPPKGRKLLIIGTTSRKDVLQEMEMLDAFSTTIHIPNISTGEQLVDALELLGSFTDKERASIAQQLKGKRVWIGIKKLLVFIEMSLQMDPDYRVIKFLSLLRNEGTDRSCYE; encoded by the exons ACACGTGACTGTGAAGACCACCCCCAACCACAAGTTTGCGTTTACAGTCAAGACCCACCACACTGTGGCACCTGGAACTATCGCCTTCAGCCTgccacag AGGAAATGGGCTGGGCTCTCCATTGGCCAGGAGGTGGAAG TGTCCAACTACAACTTTGATAAGTCAAAGCAGTGCATTGGTGCCATGACAATCGAAATCGACTTCCTGCAGAAGAAGAGCACCGACTCCTCTCCCTATGACTCGGACAAGATGGCCGCCGAGTTCATCCAGCAGTTCAACAACCAGGCTTTCTCCGTCACCCAGCAG CTAGTGTTTAGCTTCTGTGACAAGCTGTTTGGCTTGGTGGTTAAGGATATTGAAGCTATGGATGCCAGCATCCTCAAAGGAGAACCAGCCACTggaaagaaacagcagaag ATTGACATCGGGCTGATGGTGGGAAACAGTCAGGTGATTTTTGAGAAGGCAGAGAATTCTTCCCTCACTCTTGTTG GTAAGGCAAAAACCAAGGAGGCTCGGCAGACAATCATCAACCCAGACTGGAATTTTGAAAAGATGGGAATTGGAGGCCTGGACAAGGAATTCTCTGACATATTTCGCAGAGCCTTTGCATCCCGAGTCTTTCCTCCAGACATTGTGGAGCAAATGG ggTGTAAGCACGTAAAGGGCATCTTGCTGTTCGGACCTCCAGGCTGTGGTAAAACACTGATGGCCCGGCAGATTGGCAAGATGCTCAACGCCCGTGAGCCCAAGGTCGTCAATGGCCCTGAGATCCTTAACAAGTATGTGGGAGAGTCTGAGGCCAACATCCGCAAACTTTTCgctgaggcagaggaggagcagaagagg CTGGGAGCCAACAGTGGTCTCCATATTATCATTTTTGATGAGCTGGATGCCATCTGCAAGCAGAGAGGCACGGGCGCCAGCAGCACGGGCGTGCACGACACTGTGGTCAACCAGCTTCTGTCTAAGATTGATGGAGTGGAGCAACTCAACAACATCCTGGTCATCG GTATGACCAACAGGCCTGACCTGATAGACGATGCCCTGATGAGGCCCGGCAGGTTTGAGGTCAAGATGGAAATTG GTCTGCCTGATGAGAAGGGCCGTGTTCAGATCCTGAACATCCACACCAGCAAGATGCGAAGCTTCAACCTGCTCGCATCCGATGTGGACGTCAGTGAACTGGCAACTGAGACCAAGAACTACAGTGGTGCAGAGCTGGAAGGGCTGGTCCGAGCCGCTCAGTCCACGGCCATGAACCGGCACATCAAG GCTACATCTACGGTTGAGGTGGACATGGAGAGGGCAGAGAAGCTGCAGGTCACCAGAGCTGATTTCATGGGATCCCTCAACAATGATATAAAACCC GCATTTGGTACAAACCAGGAGGACTATTCCAGCTACATCATGAACGGCATTATCAAATGGGGCGACCCGGTCACCCACGTTCTGGATGATGGAGAGCTGCTGGTGCAGCAGACGAAGAACAGCGATCGCACACCGCTGGTGGCCGTGTTATTGGAAG gtccacCCCACAGTGGAAAGACAGCATTAGCAGCTAAAATTGCAGAGGACTCGCAGTTCCCCTTCATTAAGATCTGCTCTCCAGACAAGATGATTGGAAACTCAGAGATCTCCAAGTGCCAGGCAATCAAAAAG GTCTTTGATGATGCTTACAAGTCCCAGCTCAGCTGTGTAGTGGTGGATGACATCGAGCGTCTCCTGGACTACGTCCCCATTGGTCCCCGTTTCTCCAACCTAGTCCTTCAGGCTCTGCTGGTGCTTCTGAAGAAACCTCCACCCAAG GGCCGAAAGCTGCTCATCATCGGCACCACCAGCAGGAAGGACGTGCTGCAGGAGATGGAGATGTTGGATGCTTTCAGCACCACCATCCACATTCCCAACATCTCTACTGGGGAGCAGCTAGTCGACGCTTTAGAG ctgcTGGGGAGCTTCACAGACAAAGAGCGTGCCAGCATCGCGCAGCAGCTCAAGGGAAAGCGAGTCTGGATCGGCATCAAGAAACTCCTGGTGTTCATTGAGATGTCGCTGCAG ATGGACCCGGATTACAGAGTTATCAAGTTCCTGTCTCTGCTCAGAAATGAGGGGAC TGATCGCAGCTGCTATGAgtag
- the LOC113153387 gene encoding vesicle-fusing ATPase isoform X1 has protein sequence MAARTMQAARCPTDELSLTNCAVVSEKDLQSGQHVTVKTTPNHKFAFTVKTHHTVAPGTIAFSLPQRKWAGLSIGQEVEVSNYNFDKSKQCIGAMTIEIDFLQKKSTDSSPYDSDKMAAEFIQQFNNQAFSVTQQLVFSFCDKLFGLVVKDIEAMDASILKGEPATGKKQQKIDIGLMVGNSQVIFEKAENSSLTLVGKAKTKEARQTIINPDWNFEKMGIGGLDKEFSDIFRRAFASRVFPPDIVEQMGCKHVKGILLFGPPGCGKTLMARQIGKMLNAREPKVVNGPEILNKYVGESEANIRKLFAEAEEEQKRLGANSGLHIIIFDELDAICKQRGTGASSTGVHDTVVNQLLSKIDGVEQLNNILVIGMTNRPDLIDDALMRPGRFEVKMEIGLPDEKGRVQILNIHTSKMRSFNLLASDVDVSELATETKNYSGAELEGLVRAAQSTAMNRHIKATSTVEVDMERAEKLQVTRADFMGSLNNDIKPAFGTNQEDYSSYIMNGIIKWGDPVTHVLDDGELLVQQTKNSDRTPLVAVLLEGPPHSGKTALAAKIAEDSQFPFIKICSPDKMIGNSEISKCQAIKKVFDDAYKSQLSCVVVDDIERLLDYVPIGPRFSNLVLQALLVLLKKPPPKGRKLLIIGTTSRKDVLQEMEMLDAFSTTIHIPNISTGEQLVDALELLGSFTDKERASIAQQLKGKRVWIGIKKLLVFIEMSLQMDPDYRVIKFLSLLRNEGTLNEGDQIRI, from the exons ACACGTGACTGTGAAGACCACCCCCAACCACAAGTTTGCGTTTACAGTCAAGACCCACCACACTGTGGCACCTGGAACTATCGCCTTCAGCCTgccacag AGGAAATGGGCTGGGCTCTCCATTGGCCAGGAGGTGGAAG TGTCCAACTACAACTTTGATAAGTCAAAGCAGTGCATTGGTGCCATGACAATCGAAATCGACTTCCTGCAGAAGAAGAGCACCGACTCCTCTCCCTATGACTCGGACAAGATGGCCGCCGAGTTCATCCAGCAGTTCAACAACCAGGCTTTCTCCGTCACCCAGCAG CTAGTGTTTAGCTTCTGTGACAAGCTGTTTGGCTTGGTGGTTAAGGATATTGAAGCTATGGATGCCAGCATCCTCAAAGGAGAACCAGCCACTggaaagaaacagcagaag ATTGACATCGGGCTGATGGTGGGAAACAGTCAGGTGATTTTTGAGAAGGCAGAGAATTCTTCCCTCACTCTTGTTG GTAAGGCAAAAACCAAGGAGGCTCGGCAGACAATCATCAACCCAGACTGGAATTTTGAAAAGATGGGAATTGGAGGCCTGGACAAGGAATTCTCTGACATATTTCGCAGAGCCTTTGCATCCCGAGTCTTTCCTCCAGACATTGTGGAGCAAATGG ggTGTAAGCACGTAAAGGGCATCTTGCTGTTCGGACCTCCAGGCTGTGGTAAAACACTGATGGCCCGGCAGATTGGCAAGATGCTCAACGCCCGTGAGCCCAAGGTCGTCAATGGCCCTGAGATCCTTAACAAGTATGTGGGAGAGTCTGAGGCCAACATCCGCAAACTTTTCgctgaggcagaggaggagcagaagagg CTGGGAGCCAACAGTGGTCTCCATATTATCATTTTTGATGAGCTGGATGCCATCTGCAAGCAGAGAGGCACGGGCGCCAGCAGCACGGGCGTGCACGACACTGTGGTCAACCAGCTTCTGTCTAAGATTGATGGAGTGGAGCAACTCAACAACATCCTGGTCATCG GTATGACCAACAGGCCTGACCTGATAGACGATGCCCTGATGAGGCCCGGCAGGTTTGAGGTCAAGATGGAAATTG GTCTGCCTGATGAGAAGGGCCGTGTTCAGATCCTGAACATCCACACCAGCAAGATGCGAAGCTTCAACCTGCTCGCATCCGATGTGGACGTCAGTGAACTGGCAACTGAGACCAAGAACTACAGTGGTGCAGAGCTGGAAGGGCTGGTCCGAGCCGCTCAGTCCACGGCCATGAACCGGCACATCAAG GCTACATCTACGGTTGAGGTGGACATGGAGAGGGCAGAGAAGCTGCAGGTCACCAGAGCTGATTTCATGGGATCCCTCAACAATGATATAAAACCC GCATTTGGTACAAACCAGGAGGACTATTCCAGCTACATCATGAACGGCATTATCAAATGGGGCGACCCGGTCACCCACGTTCTGGATGATGGAGAGCTGCTGGTGCAGCAGACGAAGAACAGCGATCGCACACCGCTGGTGGCCGTGTTATTGGAAG gtccacCCCACAGTGGAAAGACAGCATTAGCAGCTAAAATTGCAGAGGACTCGCAGTTCCCCTTCATTAAGATCTGCTCTCCAGACAAGATGATTGGAAACTCAGAGATCTCCAAGTGCCAGGCAATCAAAAAG GTCTTTGATGATGCTTACAAGTCCCAGCTCAGCTGTGTAGTGGTGGATGACATCGAGCGTCTCCTGGACTACGTCCCCATTGGTCCCCGTTTCTCCAACCTAGTCCTTCAGGCTCTGCTGGTGCTTCTGAAGAAACCTCCACCCAAG GGCCGAAAGCTGCTCATCATCGGCACCACCAGCAGGAAGGACGTGCTGCAGGAGATGGAGATGTTGGATGCTTTCAGCACCACCATCCACATTCCCAACATCTCTACTGGGGAGCAGCTAGTCGACGCTTTAGAG ctgcTGGGGAGCTTCACAGACAAAGAGCGTGCCAGCATCGCGCAGCAGCTCAAGGGAAAGCGAGTCTGGATCGGCATCAAGAAACTCCTGGTGTTCATTGAGATGTCGCTGCAG ATGGACCCGGATTACAGAGTTATCAAGTTCCTGTCTCTGCTCAGAAATGAGGGGAC GTTGAATGAAGGCGATCAAATCCGAATTTAA